The Papio anubis isolate 15944 chromosome 1, Panubis1.0, whole genome shotgun sequence genome window below encodes:
- the CCDC24 gene encoding coiled-coil domain-containing protein 24 isoform X8 — protein MAVLDGAIPAEGTGGRAWVAMLRALLQEARSSQAPSSRPISDPSSLLAPPPLLKDLLRQELRQLLQGLHHKAICEGRWEPQAWVLSPDTRDQAQAWVQYSPRVLHFALEEPRCDLPEQEIFQMRGGRPSSGHRDLSIIKDQLNVSNIDQVARHLRGLLEEECHTLEREIPILQRCLEEEYMRPCHPSEAALEPTLAELKEQKKAMEQELQASVGPSCVSPNHSGPWGPPRRASDPCFLSVGLHLSSAACLHLLWSLAFDLEARPLPAAGDGSFSTAPGKGQLPRPCPVQHPRPQPEGLVTE, from the exons ATGGCGGTTCTGGACGGGGCAATCCCAGCTGAGGGGACCGGCGGCAGAGCATGG GTGGCGATGTTACGGGCACTGCTCCAAGAGGCTCGATCCTCTCAAGCCCCCAGCTCCCGCCCCATCTCTGACCCCTCTTCTCTTCTGGCACCACCGCCTCTCCTAAAAGACCTCTTGCGCCAGGAACTCCGGCAGTTGCTCCAGGGTCTCCACCACAAAGCCATCTGTGAGGGCAGGTGGGAGCCTCAGGCCTGGGTCCTTTCCCCAGATACCAG GGACCAGGCCCAAGCTTGGGTCCAGTATAGCCCCAGGGTCCTGCACTTTGCCTTGGAGGAGCCCAGGTGTGATTTGCCAGAACAGGAGATATTCCAGATGAGAGGTGGTAGGCCCAG CAGCGGTCACAGAGATCTCAGCATCATCAAGGACCAACTGAACGTGTCCAACATTGACCAGGTGGCCAGACATCTGAG GGGCCTTCTGGAGGAGGAGTGTCACACCTTGGAGAGGGAGATCCCCATCCTGCAG CGCTGCCTGGAAGAGGAGTATATGAGGCCTTGCCACCCCTCGGAGGCAGCCCTGGAGCCCACCCTGGCAG AGCTAAAGGAACAGAAGAAGGCCATGGAGCAGGAGCTGCAGGCATCTGTGGGGCCTTCTTGTGTCTCTCCCAACCACAG TGGCCCTTGGGGTCCTCCACGCAGGGCCTCAGACCCCTGCTTCCTCTCTGTGGGGTTGCACCTCTCCAGTGCTGCCTGCCTGCACCTCCTCTGGAGCCTTGCCTTCGACCTCGAGGCCAGGCCGCTACCCGCCGCTGGGGACGGCAGCTTCAGTACAGCCCCAGGGAAGGGTCAGCTTCCACGCCCATGTCCAGTGCAGCATCCCAGGCCCCAGCCTGAAGGGCTGGTCACCGAGTAG
- the CCDC24 gene encoding coiled-coil domain-containing protein 24 isoform X2, whose protein sequence is MLRHSPSLWELVEEHIPLRERPEVKRILGEAAVDLSLELRAEVGRGKVGHAPGCDFPPPAGPWPCRGNSRDPIGSHCPGPLPFDSVLSLTPSAPTIPVTPLPSRKVSQLSLQVAMLRALLQEARSSQAPSSRPISDPSSLLAPPPLLKDLLRQELRQLLQGLHHKAICEGRDQAQAWVQYSPRVLHFALEEPRCDLPEQEIFQMRGGRPSGHRDLSIIKDQLNVSNIDQVARHLRGLLEEECHTLEREIPILQRCLEEEYMRPCHPSEAALEPTLAELKEQKKAMEQELQASVGPSCVSPNHRQWPLGSSTQGLRPLLPLCGVAPLQCCLPAPPLEPCLRPRGQAATRRWGRQLQYSPREGSASTPMSSAASQAPA, encoded by the exons ATGCTTCGGCACTCCCCCTCGCTGTGGGAGCTGGTGGAGGAGCACATTCCGCTCCGGGAGCGACCCGAAGTGAAGAGGATTCTGGGGGAGGCGGCGGTGGACCTGAGCCTGGAGCTGCGGgcggaggtggggagagggaaggtGGGCCACGCCCCTGGGTGTGATTTCCCACCTCCTGCGGGTCCCTGGCCCTGCCGGGGGAACTCCCGAGATCCTATTGGGTCTCACTGTCCTGGCCCTCTCCCCTTTGACTCTGtcctctccctcactccctcagCCCCCACCATTCCGGTCACTCCCCTCCCCAGTCGCAAGGTATCCCAGCTCTCCTTGCAGGTGGCGATGTTACGGGCACTGCTCCAAGAGGCTCGATCCTCTCAAGCCCCCAGCTCCCGCCCCATCTCTGACCCCTCTTCTCTTCTGGCACCACCGCCTCTCCTAAAAGACCTCTTGCGCCAGGAACTCCGGCAGTTGCTCCAGGGTCTCCACCACAAAGCCATCTGTGAGGGCAG GGACCAGGCCCAAGCTTGGGTCCAGTATAGCCCCAGGGTCCTGCACTTTGCCTTGGAGGAGCCCAGGTGTGATTTGCCAGAACAGGAGATATTCCAGATGAGAGGTGGTAGGCCCAG CGGTCACAGAGATCTCAGCATCATCAAGGACCAACTGAACGTGTCCAACATTGACCAGGTGGCCAGACATCTGAG GGGCCTTCTGGAGGAGGAGTGTCACACCTTGGAGAGGGAGATCCCCATCCTGCAG CGCTGCCTGGAAGAGGAGTATATGAGGCCTTGCCACCCCTCGGAGGCAGCCCTGGAGCCCACCCTGGCAG AGCTAAAGGAACAGAAGAAGGCCATGGAGCAGGAGCTGCAGGCATCTGTGGGGCCTTCTTGTGTCTCTCCCAACCACAG GCAGTGGCCCTTGGGGTCCTCCACGCAGGGCCTCAGACCCCTGCTTCCTCTCTGTGGGGTTGCACCTCTCCAGTGCTGCCTGCCTGCACCTCCTCTGGAGCCTTGCCTTCGACCTCGAGGCCAGGCCGCTACCCGCCGCTGGGGACGGCAGCTTCAGTACAGCCCCAGGGAAGGGTCAGCTTCCACGCCCATGTCCAGTGCAGCATCCCAGGCCCCAGCCTGA
- the CCDC24 gene encoding coiled-coil domain-containing protein 24 isoform X4, protein MLRHSPSLWELVEEHIPLRERPEVKRILGEAAVDLSLELRAEVAMLRALLQEARSSQAPSSRPISDPSSLLAPPPLLKDLLRQELRQLLQGLHHKAICEGRWEPQAWVLSPDTRDQAQAWVQYSPRVLHFALEEPRCDLPEQEIFQMRGGRPSGHRDLSIIKDQLNVSNIDQVARHLRGLLEEECHTLEREIPILQRCLEEEYMRPCHPSEAALEPTLAELKEQKKAMEQELQASVGPSCVSPNHRQWPLGSSTQGLRPLLPLCGVAPLQCCLPAPPLEPCLRPRGQAATRRWGRQLQYSPREGSASTPMSSAASQAPA, encoded by the exons ATGCTTCGGCACTCCCCCTCGCTGTGGGAGCTGGTGGAGGAGCACATTCCGCTCCGGGAGCGACCCGAAGTGAAGAGGATTCTGGGGGAGGCGGCGGTGGACCTGAGCCTGGAGCTGCGGgcggag GTGGCGATGTTACGGGCACTGCTCCAAGAGGCTCGATCCTCTCAAGCCCCCAGCTCCCGCCCCATCTCTGACCCCTCTTCTCTTCTGGCACCACCGCCTCTCCTAAAAGACCTCTTGCGCCAGGAACTCCGGCAGTTGCTCCAGGGTCTCCACCACAAAGCCATCTGTGAGGGCAGGTGGGAGCCTCAGGCCTGGGTCCTTTCCCCAGATACCAG GGACCAGGCCCAAGCTTGGGTCCAGTATAGCCCCAGGGTCCTGCACTTTGCCTTGGAGGAGCCCAGGTGTGATTTGCCAGAACAGGAGATATTCCAGATGAGAGGTGGTAGGCCCAG CGGTCACAGAGATCTCAGCATCATCAAGGACCAACTGAACGTGTCCAACATTGACCAGGTGGCCAGACATCTGAG GGGCCTTCTGGAGGAGGAGTGTCACACCTTGGAGAGGGAGATCCCCATCCTGCAG CGCTGCCTGGAAGAGGAGTATATGAGGCCTTGCCACCCCTCGGAGGCAGCCCTGGAGCCCACCCTGGCAG AGCTAAAGGAACAGAAGAAGGCCATGGAGCAGGAGCTGCAGGCATCTGTGGGGCCTTCTTGTGTCTCTCCCAACCACAG GCAGTGGCCCTTGGGGTCCTCCACGCAGGGCCTCAGACCCCTGCTTCCTCTCTGTGGGGTTGCACCTCTCCAGTGCTGCCTGCCTGCACCTCCTCTGGAGCCTTGCCTTCGACCTCGAGGCCAGGCCGCTACCCGCCGCTGGGGACGGCAGCTTCAGTACAGCCCCAGGGAAGGGTCAGCTTCCACGCCCATGTCCAGTGCAGCATCCCAGGCCCCAGCCTGA
- the CCDC24 gene encoding coiled-coil domain-containing protein 24 isoform X3, whose product MLRHSPSLWELVEEHIPLRERPEVKRILGEAAVDLSLELRAEVAMLRALLQEARSSQAPSSRPISDPSSLLAPPPLLKDLLRQELRQLLQGLHHKAICEGRWEPQAWVLSPDTRDQAQAWVQYSPRVLHFALEEPRCDLPEQEIFQMRGGRPSSGHRDLSIIKDQLNVSNIDQVARHLRGLLEEECHTLEREIPILQRCLEEEYMRPCHPSEAALEPTLAELKEQKKAMEQELQASVGPSCVSPNHSGPWGPPRRASDPCFLSVGLHLSSAACLHLLWSLAFDLEARPLPAAGDGSFSTAPGKGQLPRPCPVQHPRPQPEGLVTE is encoded by the exons ATGCTTCGGCACTCCCCCTCGCTGTGGGAGCTGGTGGAGGAGCACATTCCGCTCCGGGAGCGACCCGAAGTGAAGAGGATTCTGGGGGAGGCGGCGGTGGACCTGAGCCTGGAGCTGCGGgcggag GTGGCGATGTTACGGGCACTGCTCCAAGAGGCTCGATCCTCTCAAGCCCCCAGCTCCCGCCCCATCTCTGACCCCTCTTCTCTTCTGGCACCACCGCCTCTCCTAAAAGACCTCTTGCGCCAGGAACTCCGGCAGTTGCTCCAGGGTCTCCACCACAAAGCCATCTGTGAGGGCAGGTGGGAGCCTCAGGCCTGGGTCCTTTCCCCAGATACCAG GGACCAGGCCCAAGCTTGGGTCCAGTATAGCCCCAGGGTCCTGCACTTTGCCTTGGAGGAGCCCAGGTGTGATTTGCCAGAACAGGAGATATTCCAGATGAGAGGTGGTAGGCCCAG CAGCGGTCACAGAGATCTCAGCATCATCAAGGACCAACTGAACGTGTCCAACATTGACCAGGTGGCCAGACATCTGAG GGGCCTTCTGGAGGAGGAGTGTCACACCTTGGAGAGGGAGATCCCCATCCTGCAG CGCTGCCTGGAAGAGGAGTATATGAGGCCTTGCCACCCCTCGGAGGCAGCCCTGGAGCCCACCCTGGCAG AGCTAAAGGAACAGAAGAAGGCCATGGAGCAGGAGCTGCAGGCATCTGTGGGGCCTTCTTGTGTCTCTCCCAACCACAG TGGCCCTTGGGGTCCTCCACGCAGGGCCTCAGACCCCTGCTTCCTCTCTGTGGGGTTGCACCTCTCCAGTGCTGCCTGCCTGCACCTCCTCTGGAGCCTTGCCTTCGACCTCGAGGCCAGGCCGCTACCCGCCGCTGGGGACGGCAGCTTCAGTACAGCCCCAGGGAAGGGTCAGCTTCCACGCCCATGTCCAGTGCAGCATCCCAGGCCCCAGCCTGAAGGGCTGGTCACCGAGTAG
- the CCDC24 gene encoding coiled-coil domain-containing protein 24 isoform X7, translating into MLRHSPSLWELVEEHIPLRERPEVKRILGEAAVDLSLELRAEVAMLRALLQEARSSQAPSSRPISDPSSLLAPPPLLKDLLRQELRQLLQGLHHKAICEGRDQAQAWVQYSPRVLHFALEEPRCDLPEQEIFQMRGGRPSSGHRDLSIIKDQLNVSNIDQVARHLRGLLEEECHTLEREIPILQRCLEEEYMRPCHPSEAALEPTLAELKEQKKAMEQELQASVGPSCVSPNHRQWPLGSSTQGLRPLLPLCGVAPLQCCLPAPPLEPCLRPRGQAATRRWGRQLQYSPREGSASTPMSSAASQAPA; encoded by the exons ATGCTTCGGCACTCCCCCTCGCTGTGGGAGCTGGTGGAGGAGCACATTCCGCTCCGGGAGCGACCCGAAGTGAAGAGGATTCTGGGGGAGGCGGCGGTGGACCTGAGCCTGGAGCTGCGGgcggag GTGGCGATGTTACGGGCACTGCTCCAAGAGGCTCGATCCTCTCAAGCCCCCAGCTCCCGCCCCATCTCTGACCCCTCTTCTCTTCTGGCACCACCGCCTCTCCTAAAAGACCTCTTGCGCCAGGAACTCCGGCAGTTGCTCCAGGGTCTCCACCACAAAGCCATCTGTGAGGGCAG GGACCAGGCCCAAGCTTGGGTCCAGTATAGCCCCAGGGTCCTGCACTTTGCCTTGGAGGAGCCCAGGTGTGATTTGCCAGAACAGGAGATATTCCAGATGAGAGGTGGTAGGCCCAG CAGCGGTCACAGAGATCTCAGCATCATCAAGGACCAACTGAACGTGTCCAACATTGACCAGGTGGCCAGACATCTGAG GGGCCTTCTGGAGGAGGAGTGTCACACCTTGGAGAGGGAGATCCCCATCCTGCAG CGCTGCCTGGAAGAGGAGTATATGAGGCCTTGCCACCCCTCGGAGGCAGCCCTGGAGCCCACCCTGGCAG AGCTAAAGGAACAGAAGAAGGCCATGGAGCAGGAGCTGCAGGCATCTGTGGGGCCTTCTTGTGTCTCTCCCAACCACAG GCAGTGGCCCTTGGGGTCCTCCACGCAGGGCCTCAGACCCCTGCTTCCTCTCTGTGGGGTTGCACCTCTCCAGTGCTGCCTGCCTGCACCTCCTCTGGAGCCTTGCCTTCGACCTCGAGGCCAGGCCGCTACCCGCCGCTGGGGACGGCAGCTTCAGTACAGCCCCAGGGAAGGGTCAGCTTCCACGCCCATGTCCAGTGCAGCATCCCAGGCCCCAGCCTGA
- the CCDC24 gene encoding coiled-coil domain-containing protein 24 isoform X6, producing the protein MLRHSPSLWELVEEHIPLRERPEVKRILGEAAVDLSLELRAEVAMLRALLQEARSSQAPSSRPISDPSSLLAPPPLLKDLLRQELRQLLQGLHHKAICEGRDQAQAWVQYSPRVLHFALEEPRCDLPEQEIFQMRGGRPSGHRDLSIIKDQLNVSNIDQVARHLRGLLEEECHTLEREIPILQRCLEEEYMRPCHPSEAALEPTLAELKEQKKAMEQELQASVGPSCVSPNHSGPWGPPRRASDPCFLSVGLHLSSAACLHLLWSLAFDLEARPLPAAGDGSFSTAPGKGQLPRPCPVQHPRPQPEGLVTE; encoded by the exons ATGCTTCGGCACTCCCCCTCGCTGTGGGAGCTGGTGGAGGAGCACATTCCGCTCCGGGAGCGACCCGAAGTGAAGAGGATTCTGGGGGAGGCGGCGGTGGACCTGAGCCTGGAGCTGCGGgcggag GTGGCGATGTTACGGGCACTGCTCCAAGAGGCTCGATCCTCTCAAGCCCCCAGCTCCCGCCCCATCTCTGACCCCTCTTCTCTTCTGGCACCACCGCCTCTCCTAAAAGACCTCTTGCGCCAGGAACTCCGGCAGTTGCTCCAGGGTCTCCACCACAAAGCCATCTGTGAGGGCAG GGACCAGGCCCAAGCTTGGGTCCAGTATAGCCCCAGGGTCCTGCACTTTGCCTTGGAGGAGCCCAGGTGTGATTTGCCAGAACAGGAGATATTCCAGATGAGAGGTGGTAGGCCCAG CGGTCACAGAGATCTCAGCATCATCAAGGACCAACTGAACGTGTCCAACATTGACCAGGTGGCCAGACATCTGAG GGGCCTTCTGGAGGAGGAGTGTCACACCTTGGAGAGGGAGATCCCCATCCTGCAG CGCTGCCTGGAAGAGGAGTATATGAGGCCTTGCCACCCCTCGGAGGCAGCCCTGGAGCCCACCCTGGCAG AGCTAAAGGAACAGAAGAAGGCCATGGAGCAGGAGCTGCAGGCATCTGTGGGGCCTTCTTGTGTCTCTCCCAACCACAG TGGCCCTTGGGGTCCTCCACGCAGGGCCTCAGACCCCTGCTTCCTCTCTGTGGGGTTGCACCTCTCCAGTGCTGCCTGCCTGCACCTCCTCTGGAGCCTTGCCTTCGACCTCGAGGCCAGGCCGCTACCCGCCGCTGGGGACGGCAGCTTCAGTACAGCCCCAGGGAAGGGTCAGCTTCCACGCCCATGTCCAGTGCAGCATCCCAGGCCCCAGCCTGAAGGGCTGGTCACCGAGTAG
- the CCDC24 gene encoding coiled-coil domain-containing protein 24 isoform X1: MLRHSPSLWELVEEHIPLRERPEVKRILGEAAVDLSLELRAEVGRGKVGHAPGCDFPPPAGPWPCRGNSRDPIGSHCPGPLPFDSVLSLTPSAPTIPVTPLPSRKVSQLSLQVAMLRALLQEARSSQAPSSRPISDPSSLLAPPPLLKDLLRQELRQLLQGLHHKAICEGRDQAQAWVQYSPRVLHFALEEPRCDLPEQEIFQMRGGRPSGHRDLSIIKDQLNVSNIDQVARHLRGLLEEECHTLEREIPILQRCLEEEYMRPCHPSEAALEPTLAELKEQKKAMEQELQASVGPSCVSPNHSGPWGPPRRASDPCFLSVGLHLSSAACLHLLWSLAFDLEARPLPAAGDGSFSTAPGKGQLPRPCPVQHPRPQPEGLVTE; the protein is encoded by the exons ATGCTTCGGCACTCCCCCTCGCTGTGGGAGCTGGTGGAGGAGCACATTCCGCTCCGGGAGCGACCCGAAGTGAAGAGGATTCTGGGGGAGGCGGCGGTGGACCTGAGCCTGGAGCTGCGGgcggaggtggggagagggaaggtGGGCCACGCCCCTGGGTGTGATTTCCCACCTCCTGCGGGTCCCTGGCCCTGCCGGGGGAACTCCCGAGATCCTATTGGGTCTCACTGTCCTGGCCCTCTCCCCTTTGACTCTGtcctctccctcactccctcagCCCCCACCATTCCGGTCACTCCCCTCCCCAGTCGCAAGGTATCCCAGCTCTCCTTGCAGGTGGCGATGTTACGGGCACTGCTCCAAGAGGCTCGATCCTCTCAAGCCCCCAGCTCCCGCCCCATCTCTGACCCCTCTTCTCTTCTGGCACCACCGCCTCTCCTAAAAGACCTCTTGCGCCAGGAACTCCGGCAGTTGCTCCAGGGTCTCCACCACAAAGCCATCTGTGAGGGCAG GGACCAGGCCCAAGCTTGGGTCCAGTATAGCCCCAGGGTCCTGCACTTTGCCTTGGAGGAGCCCAGGTGTGATTTGCCAGAACAGGAGATATTCCAGATGAGAGGTGGTAGGCCCAG CGGTCACAGAGATCTCAGCATCATCAAGGACCAACTGAACGTGTCCAACATTGACCAGGTGGCCAGACATCTGAG GGGCCTTCTGGAGGAGGAGTGTCACACCTTGGAGAGGGAGATCCCCATCCTGCAG CGCTGCCTGGAAGAGGAGTATATGAGGCCTTGCCACCCCTCGGAGGCAGCCCTGGAGCCCACCCTGGCAG AGCTAAAGGAACAGAAGAAGGCCATGGAGCAGGAGCTGCAGGCATCTGTGGGGCCTTCTTGTGTCTCTCCCAACCACAG TGGCCCTTGGGGTCCTCCACGCAGGGCCTCAGACCCCTGCTTCCTCTCTGTGGGGTTGCACCTCTCCAGTGCTGCCTGCCTGCACCTCCTCTGGAGCCTTGCCTTCGACCTCGAGGCCAGGCCGCTACCCGCCGCTGGGGACGGCAGCTTCAGTACAGCCCCAGGGAAGGGTCAGCTTCCACGCCCATGTCCAGTGCAGCATCCCAGGCCCCAGCCTGAAGGGCTGGTCACCGAGTAG
- the CCDC24 gene encoding coiled-coil domain-containing protein 24 isoform X10, whose product MRGGRPSGHRDLSIIKDQLNVSNIDQVARHLRGLLEEECHTLEREIPILQRCLEEEYMRPCHPSEAALEPTLAELKEQKKAMEQELQASVGPSCVSPNHRQWPLGSSTQGLRPLLPLCGVAPLQCCLPAPPLEPCLRPRGQAATRRWGRQLQYSPREGSASTPMSSAASQAPA is encoded by the exons ATGAGAGGTGGTAGGCCCAG CGGTCACAGAGATCTCAGCATCATCAAGGACCAACTGAACGTGTCCAACATTGACCAGGTGGCCAGACATCTGAG GGGCCTTCTGGAGGAGGAGTGTCACACCTTGGAGAGGGAGATCCCCATCCTGCAG CGCTGCCTGGAAGAGGAGTATATGAGGCCTTGCCACCCCTCGGAGGCAGCCCTGGAGCCCACCCTGGCAG AGCTAAAGGAACAGAAGAAGGCCATGGAGCAGGAGCTGCAGGCATCTGTGGGGCCTTCTTGTGTCTCTCCCAACCACAG GCAGTGGCCCTTGGGGTCCTCCACGCAGGGCCTCAGACCCCTGCTTCCTCTCTGTGGGGTTGCACCTCTCCAGTGCTGCCTGCCTGCACCTCCTCTGGAGCCTTGCCTTCGACCTCGAGGCCAGGCCGCTACCCGCCGCTGGGGACGGCAGCTTCAGTACAGCCCCAGGGAAGGGTCAGCTTCCACGCCCATGTCCAGTGCAGCATCCCAGGCCCCAGCCTGA
- the CCDC24 gene encoding coiled-coil domain-containing protein 24 isoform X9 — protein MLRALLQEARSSQAPSSRPISDPSSLLAPPPLLKDLLRQELRQLLQGLHHKAICEGRWEPQAWVLSPDTRDQAQAWVQYSPRVLHFALEEPRCDLPEQEIFQMRGGRPSSGHRDLSIIKDQLNVSNIDQVARHLRGLLEEECHTLEREIPILQRCLEEEYMRPCHPSEAALEPTLAELKEQKKAMEQELQASVGPSCVSPNHSGPWGPPRRASDPCFLSVGLHLSSAACLHLLWSLAFDLEARPLPAAGDGSFSTAPGKGQLPRPCPVQHPRPQPEGLVTE, from the exons ATGTTACGGGCACTGCTCCAAGAGGCTCGATCCTCTCAAGCCCCCAGCTCCCGCCCCATCTCTGACCCCTCTTCTCTTCTGGCACCACCGCCTCTCCTAAAAGACCTCTTGCGCCAGGAACTCCGGCAGTTGCTCCAGGGTCTCCACCACAAAGCCATCTGTGAGGGCAGGTGGGAGCCTCAGGCCTGGGTCCTTTCCCCAGATACCAG GGACCAGGCCCAAGCTTGGGTCCAGTATAGCCCCAGGGTCCTGCACTTTGCCTTGGAGGAGCCCAGGTGTGATTTGCCAGAACAGGAGATATTCCAGATGAGAGGTGGTAGGCCCAG CAGCGGTCACAGAGATCTCAGCATCATCAAGGACCAACTGAACGTGTCCAACATTGACCAGGTGGCCAGACATCTGAG GGGCCTTCTGGAGGAGGAGTGTCACACCTTGGAGAGGGAGATCCCCATCCTGCAG CGCTGCCTGGAAGAGGAGTATATGAGGCCTTGCCACCCCTCGGAGGCAGCCCTGGAGCCCACCCTGGCAG AGCTAAAGGAACAGAAGAAGGCCATGGAGCAGGAGCTGCAGGCATCTGTGGGGCCTTCTTGTGTCTCTCCCAACCACAG TGGCCCTTGGGGTCCTCCACGCAGGGCCTCAGACCCCTGCTTCCTCTCTGTGGGGTTGCACCTCTCCAGTGCTGCCTGCCTGCACCTCCTCTGGAGCCTTGCCTTCGACCTCGAGGCCAGGCCGCTACCCGCCGCTGGGGACGGCAGCTTCAGTACAGCCCCAGGGAAGGGTCAGCTTCCACGCCCATGTCCAGTGCAGCATCCCAGGCCCCAGCCTGAAGGGCTGGTCACCGAGTAG
- the CCDC24 gene encoding coiled-coil domain-containing protein 24 isoform X5, translating to MLRHSPSLWELVEEHIPLRERPEVKRILGEAAVDLSLELRAEVAMLRALLQEARSSQAPSSRPISDPSSLLAPPPLLKDLLRQELRQLLQGLHHKAICEGRDQAQAWVQYSPRVLHFALEEPRCDLPEQEIFQMRGGRPSSGHRDLSIIKDQLNVSNIDQVARHLRGLLEEECHTLEREIPILQRCLEEEYMRPCHPSEAALEPTLAELKEQKKAMEQELQASVGPSCVSPNHSGPWGPPRRASDPCFLSVGLHLSSAACLHLLWSLAFDLEARPLPAAGDGSFSTAPGKGQLPRPCPVQHPRPQPEGLVTE from the exons ATGCTTCGGCACTCCCCCTCGCTGTGGGAGCTGGTGGAGGAGCACATTCCGCTCCGGGAGCGACCCGAAGTGAAGAGGATTCTGGGGGAGGCGGCGGTGGACCTGAGCCTGGAGCTGCGGgcggag GTGGCGATGTTACGGGCACTGCTCCAAGAGGCTCGATCCTCTCAAGCCCCCAGCTCCCGCCCCATCTCTGACCCCTCTTCTCTTCTGGCACCACCGCCTCTCCTAAAAGACCTCTTGCGCCAGGAACTCCGGCAGTTGCTCCAGGGTCTCCACCACAAAGCCATCTGTGAGGGCAG GGACCAGGCCCAAGCTTGGGTCCAGTATAGCCCCAGGGTCCTGCACTTTGCCTTGGAGGAGCCCAGGTGTGATTTGCCAGAACAGGAGATATTCCAGATGAGAGGTGGTAGGCCCAG CAGCGGTCACAGAGATCTCAGCATCATCAAGGACCAACTGAACGTGTCCAACATTGACCAGGTGGCCAGACATCTGAG GGGCCTTCTGGAGGAGGAGTGTCACACCTTGGAGAGGGAGATCCCCATCCTGCAG CGCTGCCTGGAAGAGGAGTATATGAGGCCTTGCCACCCCTCGGAGGCAGCCCTGGAGCCCACCCTGGCAG AGCTAAAGGAACAGAAGAAGGCCATGGAGCAGGAGCTGCAGGCATCTGTGGGGCCTTCTTGTGTCTCTCCCAACCACAG TGGCCCTTGGGGTCCTCCACGCAGGGCCTCAGACCCCTGCTTCCTCTCTGTGGGGTTGCACCTCTCCAGTGCTGCCTGCCTGCACCTCCTCTGGAGCCTTGCCTTCGACCTCGAGGCCAGGCCGCTACCCGCCGCTGGGGACGGCAGCTTCAGTACAGCCCCAGGGAAGGGTCAGCTTCCACGCCCATGTCCAGTGCAGCATCCCAGGCCCCAGCCTGAAGGGCTGGTCACCGAGTAG